From Bombus huntii isolate Logan2020A chromosome 4, iyBomHunt1.1, whole genome shotgun sequence, one genomic window encodes:
- the LOC126864432 gene encoding venom carboxylesterase-6-like has translation MELSVTALLLLGFVNFSWQNERIPRVRTSLGDIRGYYKVSRHGRKYEAYEGIPYAQPPVGKLRFKPPQPVQEWINELPAVEKGSVCAQYVILSTPQNGDKVTGCEDCLYMNIYRPFRNGNESLLPVMFWIHGGAYQFGSGNEVNETLVMDRDVILVTFNYRLASFGFLSTGDSIVPGNMGLKDQNVALRWVYNHIRNFGGDPNQITIFGLSAGAASVHYHYLSRLSTGLFQRGISISGGALTPWAQTKYAPDKARRFAATLGCPTRNTKEMIDCLQTRPARIISQVTGELSQNLYVPFGPVVDKYGPNPFITRSPIDIIVSGEAYDAPWISGVVSEEGLFISAAFVGNDQLLKQLNDDWDNIAPYLLDYNDTLPLNQHKEVAEKIRKYYLGSKPIDSNTSLSVTHMIGDRMFGVDLQKAVILHAKINKSPVWTYYYSYRSMHSFSEIVSGGSAKNFGVSHGDDAFLVLDTRISNVSRPNDLEMQQTLLDFYTSFAIEGKPRAGNVQWQTLDPNEKEFQYLHIANPRNIKMETSNDFANINFWNTIDFNENKISGQE, from the exons ATGGAACTATCAGTTACCGCTTTGCTCCTGCTGGGATTTGTGAACTTTTCGTGGCAGAATGAACGGATACCCAGAGTCAGGACGTCTCTCGGGGACATACGCGGATATTATAAGGTTTCTCGACATGGTAGGAAATACGAGGCGTACGAAGGTATTCCCTATGCGCAACCGCCCGTTGGAAAACTTAGGTTCAAA CCACCGCAGCCCGTGCAAGAATGGATAAATGAGTTACCCGCCGTGGAGAAAGGTTCTGTTTGCGCCcaatatgttatattatcTACTCCTCAAAATGGAGACAAAGTTACGGGATGTGAGGATTGcttatatatgaatatttatagacCGTTTAGGAATGGCAATGAATCCTTGTTACCAGTGATGTTTTGGATTCACGGAGGAGCTTATCAGTTTGGTAGCGGAAACGAAGTTAACGAAACGCTTGTAATGGACCGTGATGTTATCCTGGTCACGTTTAATTATCGTCTAGCATCCTTCG GCTTTCTCAGTACCGGTGACAGTATAGTACCTGGAAATATGGGATTGAAAGATCAGAACGTGGCTTTGCGTTGGGTGTATAATCATATTAGAAATTTCGGTGGCGATCCGAACCAAATAACTATTTTTGGTTTGAGTGCAGGTGCTGCCAGCGTCCATTATCATTATTTGTCACGCTTAAGTACTGGTCTTTTCCAAA gaGGAATATCGATAAGTGGCGGGGCACTCACTCCTTGGGCACAGACAAAATATGCTCCTGACAAGGCTAGAAGATTCGCAGCTACCTTAGGATGTCCAACACGCAATACAAAAGAAATGATCGATTGTCTCCAAACTCGCCCTGCGCGAATTATATCGCAAGTTACTGGCGAACTG TCACAGAATCTTTATGTACCTTTTGGACCAGTTGTTGACAAATATGGACCCAACCCTTTTATCACTCGTTCGCCAATCGATATTATCGTTAGTGGCGAAGCATACGATGCTCCCTGGATTTCTGGAGTAGTTAGCGAAGAAGGATTATTCATCTCTGCAG CATTTGTTGGTAATGATCAACTGTTGAAGCAGTTGAACGATGACTGGGATAATATTGCACCATATTTGCTTGACTATAACGATACTCTTCCTCTTAATCAACATAAAGAGGTTGCGGAAAAAATTAGGAAGTATTATTTGGGATCTAAACCTATTGACAGTAACACATCATTGTCGGTGACACATATGATAGGTGATCGGATGTTCGGCGTTGATTTGCAGAAAGCTGTCATTTTGCACgcgaaaattaataaaagtcCGGTGTGGACTTATTACTACAGTTACAGATCTATGCATAGTTTTAGTGAAATTGTGAGTGGTGGTTCTGCCAAGAACTTTG GGGTAAGCCATGGAGATGATGCATTTCTTGTGCTTGATACTAGAATTTCAAACGTTTCGAGGCCGAATGACTTGGAAATGCAACAAACATTGCTCGATTTTTACACGTCATTTGCTATAGAGGG tAAACCACGTGCCGGCAATGTTCAATGGCAAACATTAGATCCCAAtgaaaaagaatttcaatATCTTCATATAGCTAATCCGCGAAACATAAAGATGGAAACTAGTAACGACTTCGCGAACATAAACTTCTGGAATACGATcgattttaatgaaaacaaaataagT
- the LOC126864568 gene encoding venom carboxylesterase-6-like, whose product MSTIKLSVIFFLLVFTNLSLQHEQIPKAKTVLGSVSGYYKESRSGKTYEAYEGIPYAEIPIGELRFEPPKPVQKWEYELPAKKKGSICIQYRTKPGADGDTVSGCEDCLYMNIYVSLRNNTKTLLPVMFWIHGGAYQFGTGNDLDESHLMDKSIVLVTFNYRVGPFGFLSTGDNVVSGNMGLKDQSMALRWVSDNIKNFGGNPKDVTLIGFSSGGMSVHYHYLSPLSAGLFQRGISISGTALNPRAQTKRASEKAKKLAAAVGCPTDSSSKMIACLKKRPPRLISQNVDKLLVWLNNPASPFGPVVEKQGSSPFISRSPIEIITSGEVQDVPWITGVVGEDGIFQAADFVEDDDLLKYLNDNWDDIAPYLINYNDTISLCEHKQVAEEIRKYYLGSKKIDRNTVAPLIQMLSDRSYGVGMATAAKLHAKVNKNPVWSYYYTYKIKEDLSFTTKLGVAHGDDIYLVINKDASNMTNSEDLAMQQLLFDFYTSFAIEGKPRVGDAKWQSLKSGEDNLYYLHIADAKNVKMESNGNFAQKKFWDTIKSHEN is encoded by the exons ATGAGCACAATAAAGTTATCAGTGATATTTTTCCTCCTCGTATTTACGAATCTCTCGTTACAACATGAACAAATTCCAAAAGCCAAAACAGTTTTAGGAAGCGTCAGTGGTTATTATAAAGAGTCTCGATCTGGGAAAACATATGAGGCTTACGAAGGTATCCCCTATGCAGAAATTCCTATTGGAGAACTTCGGTTCGAA CCACCCAAACCTGTGCAGAAATGGGAATACGAATTACCTGCAAAGAAAAAGGGTTCCATTTGTATACAGTATCGTACTAAGCCTGGTGCAGACGGAGATACAGTCTCAGGCTGTGAAGATTGCTTGTACATGAACATTTATGTATCACTTAGAAACAATACTAAGACTTTATTACCAGTAATGTTTTGGATTCATGGAGGAGCCTACCAATTTGGTACTGGAAATGATCTAGACGAGAGTCATTTAATGGATAAGAGTATTGTATTGGTTACGTTTAATTATCGTGTAGGACCTTTCg GTTTTCTTAGTACGGGAGACAATGTAGTTTCTGGAAATATGGGATTAAAGGATCAAAGCATGGCACTGCGCTGGGTATCCGACAATATTAAGAATTTCGGAGGTAATCCGAAAGATGTAACTTTAATCGGTTTCAGTTCGGGAGGCATGAGCGTTCATTATCACTATCTGTCACCTTTGAGTGCTGGTCTATTCCAAA GAGGTATATCTATAAGTGGTACAGCACTTAATCCTAGGGCACAAACAAAACGAGCTTCAGAGAAAGCTAAAAAATTGGCAGCGGCAGTGGGGTGCCCAACTGATAGTAGCAGTAAAATGATTGCTTGTTTAAAAAAGCGTCCACCACGACTCATATCACAAAACGTCGACAAGCTTTTG GTTTGGTTGAACAATCCTGCTAGTCCTTTTGGACCAGTTGTGGAGAAGCAAGGATCGAGTCCTTTCATTAGTCGCTCTCCAATTGAAATTATCACTTCAGGTGAGGTTCAAGATGTTCCCTGGATTACTGGAGTCGTTGGCGAAGATGGAATATTTCAAGCTGCAG ATTTTGTTGAAGACGAtgatttattgaaatatctaAATGATAATTGGGACGATATCGCGCCATACCTGATTAATTATAACGATACTATTTCGCTTTGCGAGCATAAACAAGTGGCGGAAGAAATCAGAAAGTATTATTTGGGATCAAAAAAAATTGACCGTAATACAGTGGCACCACTGATACAAATGCTCAGCGATCGATCATATGGTGTTGGCATGGCGACAGCTGCTAAATTACATGCGAAAGTTAACAAAAATCCAGTGTGGAGTTATTACTATACATACAAAATTAAAGAAGACCTTAGCTTTACAACTAAACTCG GGGTAGCCCATGGAGACGATATTTATCTTGTGATTAATAAAGACGCTTCGAATATGACAAATTCAGAGGACCTAGCAATGCAGCAacttttatttgatttttacaCTTCTTTTGCTATTGAAGG aaaACCACGTGTCGGTGATGCTAAATGGCAGTCATTAAAATCTGGCGAGGATaatctttattatttacaCATAGCTGATGcaaaaaatgtgaaaatggAATCTAATGGAAATTTTGCGCAAAAGAAATTTTGGGATACAATAAAATCTCACGAAAATTAA